Proteins co-encoded in one Stomoxys calcitrans chromosome 5, idStoCalc2.1, whole genome shotgun sequence genomic window:
- the LOC106086660 gene encoding hexokinase-1 — translation MYEVEHLQLCDAERVKRIEVMLEGLQLDNVTLERIRQVFRSEMDLALKMQPSSLQMENTYIPELPDGTESGTYLAMDLGGTNLRMLLLTLEQGQAVNEIVQHYPLPEHLRIGDGDALFDYLAQCVDSFAREQQLDEEHVYSMGFTFSFPMRQSSLDSGILVTWTKSFNCPSVVGQDAVKLLRKFLKKHQRHNVEIVAILNDTTGTLMHGAIMDRNTRIGIVLGTGSNGCYMERSSRVLHWEQQRHGERHVIVDVEWGAFGDNGVLDFIKTDYDRQVDEGSLLKNSFTFEKYISGKYLGELCRCILARLHAANLFLPHLASEHFPQPWTFGSDNVSVIEQGTLDDSWTSVETIVREKFNASHYDTDDLKIIRHVCGLISKRAAQLVALNTSVLLNGMAPEEGQNITIAIDGSVYKHHTRLRQWIIDYTALWTRDKTTKYLLATDGSGKGAAVVAAIAEKLRRRNS, via the coding sequence ATGTACGAAGTGGAACACCTGCAATTATGCGATGCGGAAAGAGTGAAACGCATAGAAGTCATGCTGGAGGGCCTGCAACTGGACAATGTTACGCTGGAACGCATTCGCCAGGTGTTCAGGAGTGAAAtggacttggccttgaaaatgcaACCATCTTCGCTGCAAATGGAGAACACCTACATACCAGAACTGCCCGATGGCACTGAGAGTGGCACCTACTTGGCCATGGATTTGGGGGGCACCAATCTGCGCATGCTTCTGCTAACCTTGGAACAGGGTCAGGCGGTCAATGAAATTGTGCAACACTATCCTTTGCCTGAGCATTTACGTATTGGCGATGGTGATGCCTTATTCGATTATCTGGCTCAGTGTGTGGACAGTTTTGCGCGCGAACAACAACTCGATGAGGAACATGTGTATTCGATGGGCTTTACCTTCTCCTTCCCCATGCGGCAGAGCTCATTGGATTCGGGGATATTGGTAACATGGACCAAGTCCTTCAATtgcccttcggtggtgggccaAGATGCAGTAAAGCTGTTGAGAAAATTCCTCAAAAAACATCAACGCCACAATGTGGAAATAGTGGCCATTTTAAATGATACCACCGGCACTCTCATGCATGGGGCCATTATGGACCGCAATACCCGCATAGGCATTGTCTTGGGCACCGGCTCCAATGGATGTTATATGGAACGCAGCTCAAGAGTCTTGCATTGGGAACAACAACGTCATGGCGAGCGCCATGTCATAGTCGATGTGGAATGGGGTGCCTTTGGGGACAATGGCGTCTTGGATTTCATAAAAACGGACTACGATCGTCAGGTGGACGAGGGTTCGCTGCTTAAGAACTCCTTTACTTTCGAGAAATACATCAGCGGCAAATATTTGGGGGAATTGTGTCGTTGCATTTTGGCCCGCCTACATGCAGCGAATTTGTTTCTACCCCATTTGGCCAGCGAACATTTTCCCCAGCCCTGGACTTTTGGCTCAGACAATGTCAGTGTCATCGAACAAGGCACTCTGGACGATAGCTGGACCAGTGTAGAGACCATAGTTCGGGAGAAATTCAATGCCTCTCATTACGACACAGATGATTTGAAAATAATACGCCATGTTTGTGGTTTAATTTCGAAACGAGCTGCCCAACTTGTCGCCCTCAATACCTCAGTGCTATTGAATGGCATGGCCCCCGAGGAGGGCCAAAATATAACCATAGCCATTGATGGCTCCGTCTACAAACACCACACTAGGCTGCGCCAATGGATTATCGATTACACCGCACTCTGGACACGAGATAAGACCACCAAATACCTGCTGGCCACCGATGGCAGTGGCAAGGGGGCCGCCGTAGTGGCCGCCATAGCTGAGAAATTGCGACGCCGCAACTCATGA